In one Carassius carassius chromosome 48, fCarCar2.1, whole genome shotgun sequence genomic region, the following are encoded:
- the gpd1b gene encoding glycerol-3-phosphate dehydrogenase 1b, with amino-acid sequence MAAKKVCIIGSGNWGSAIGKIVGANAAKYNTFESTVNMWVFEEMVNGRKLTEIINTEHENVKYLPGHKLPPNVLAVPDLLDSVKGADILIFVIPHQFVSRICDTIKGHIKTDAVGISLIKGVDEGPDGLKLISDVIREKLGITMNVLMGANLASEVADEKFCETTIGCKSKTHGPLLKELMQTQNFRVTVVEEADVVEICGALKNIVAVGAGFCDGLEFGDNTKAAVIRLGLMEMVAFARIFCTASPVSPATFLESCGVADLITTCYGGRNRKVGEAFVRTGKSIEQLEKELLNGQKVQGPATAVDVHQILKHKNLVEKFPLFNAVYQICFHGHPVKEFISCLQNHPEHM; translated from the exons ATGGCGGCCAAGAAAGTCTGCATTATCGGCTCTGGCAACTG GGGTTCTGCCATTGGCAAGATAGTGGGCGCCAATGCAGCAAAATACAACACGTTTGAAAGCACAGTGAACATGTGGGTGTTTGAGGAGATGGTCAACGGACGCAAACTCACTGAAATCATCAACACCGAACACGAGAATGTTAAATATTTGCCTGGACACAAGCTGCCGCCCAATGTG CTGGCGGTTCCAGATCTTTTGGACTCGGTAAAGGGTGCAGATATTCTCATTTTTGTCATCCCTCACCAATTTGTGTCCCGAATCTGTGACACCATCAAGGGTCACATCAAGACAGACGCTGTGGGAATATCCCTCATCAAG GGTGTGGATGAGGGTCCTGACGGACTGAAACTGATCTCTGATGTCATTAGGGAAAAACTTGGCATCACCATGAACGTGCTTATGGGAGCCAATCTGGCCAGTGAGGTTGCTGATGAGAAATTCTGTGAAACTACGATTG GGTGTAAAAGCAAAACTCACGGACCCCTGCTGAAGGAACTGATGCAAACACAAAACTTCCGTGTGACGGTGGTGGAGGAGGCTGACGTTGTGGAGATCTGTGGGGCGTTAAAG aACATTGTGGCAGTGGGTGCTGGTTTCTGTGACGGTCTGGAGTTCGGTGACAACACCAAGGCCGCCGTGATCCGTTTGGGTCTGATGGAGATGGTTGCCTTTGCTCGAATATTCTGCACGGCCAGTCCGGTCTCTCCCGCCACGTTTCTGGAGAGCTGCGGTGTCGCCgacctcatcaccacctgctACGGAGGACGCAACCGCAAAGTTGGAGAAGCGTTCGTTAGAACGGGGAAA TCTATCGAACAGCTAGAGAAGGAACTGCTGAACGGACAGAAAGTTCAAGGTCCAGCAACCGCAGTGGACGTTCATCAGATCCTCAAACACAAAAACCTTGTGGAAAA GTTCCCCCTGTTTAATGCGGTTTATCAGATCTGTTTCCACGGTCACCCAGTCAAAGAGTTCATCTCCTGTCTACAGAACCATCCAGAACACATGTAA